The Candidatus Zixiibacteriota bacterium genome segment GCGGACCTCGAGAACATCATCCGCCTGATCGCCGAGACGCCGCCGACGGCCGCCTTCGGCTGTGCCTGTGACTGCCACGGTGATCCGAAGTGCGACGGGATCCGGTCGAACGTGTCGGATGTCGTCACGACGGTCGACGTGGCATTCCGCGGGGGGATCTCGGAAGCAGATCCCAATCCGTTGTGCCCGCGAGCGCCGACAGACGTCAACTGCGACGGTGTGACGACGATTACCGACGTGGTCAAGGAAGTGAACGTCGCCTTCCGCGGTGCGGACCCGGCGACGGAGTTCTGCAACCCTTGCCCGTAATGGGCGAATGGTCGCGCCAGGCGGCCATGAACAACGGGGCGCTCCGGGATGGGGCGCCCCGTTTCTTGTTGATGCTCCGCGCCAGTTGGGTTCAGGGCCAAAGTCTGAGCGGGCGTGAACGCTCATAAGTTGTTGTCGGCCAATATGTTCTGTGGCTTTCGCCACGAGCCGGGAGGTGCCCAGAGCGGGATGGCCAAGCATGAATCGCCGCTGGCGCGATCCGTGACCATGTCCATCTCTCGCGGCCTTGAACGTGTCTGCCGACAAGACATGTATGGGAGGTGCACGAACATGGCTGCTTCCGGCTTGCCGAGTCCCAGATGGGCGCGCCCTGGCCCATCGATCGTTCTGATCATTCTCGTCGGCGTGTTTCTTCTCACCGTTACTGTGTGGAGTGCACAGCCGACTCAGAAGCGACCCTCATTCTTCGGGGCCCAGATGCCGAAAGCGGCCGCGCCGTCCCATCCGTCCAGGGACCTGACGGTGCATGTGCGCCCGCTGGCGTCCCCGCCGCGACGGCTCAGGGCAACCTCCAAGGCACCCACGGCCACGCGTGTTCTCGCTGCCGGCATGGACATCGACACGTGCGACGGGTACTGGCAGGGGGCGCCGGAGATGCGTTCCGTGGGTTGGATTCTCGGGCAGGAGGTCTATGCCTCGTACCAGGACCCGACCGAGACCGGATGCGTGAATCCGTATCCGTTCACGATCACCGACGTCTTCTGGGCGGTCGTGGTCGACTATGACATCTCGCTGGCGCTTCAGCCCGTCATCGCCTCGAACGCGGGAACGCCGGAGTGTCCCTATCCGGGAATACTGCTTTGTCTGGGAGAGGCGAGCACGATCGATCTTCCGGCCGGGGCGTGGCTGGTACAGCTTCCGTTGAATATGTCCTGTAGTGTGAATGAGACGTTCTTTGCCTGCGTCTATCTCCCCGACGTCGTCCCCTCGTACACGGCGGATCTGATCTTCGATGCGGACACGCTCAACCCGGCTGCGTGCCGCAGCTACACCGACTGGGGTGAGGGATGGCAGGACCTGTCGGTGGCATTCCCCAACATGGTTCTGTTTTCCATGGGCGAGACCACGGCTCCGGTCTGTGCCTGCCGATGTCACGGCGACCCGCAATGCGACGGTCTGGCCAGCGTGGCCGACGTCGTTCAGTGCGTCAACGTCGCATTTCGCGGCAGCACGCCGATTGCCGATTCTCTGGTGCAATGCCCATATCCGACTACGGATCTCAACTGCGACGGCAACACGACGCTTTCGGACGTGGTGTTGATGGTGAATGTCGCCTTTCGCGGCGGCAGCGCGTCGGCGAACATCACCAATCCGTGTCCGTAACCACGTCGTTTCTACAACAGCACATACAGGTCAACAAGGGGCTTCAGCCCCTTGTTTGCCTACAATTGGTTTCACAACCTCGTTCCTGTGCGGTCGGGTGCCCACACCCGACCGCAGCGCCGGGTGAGGGCACCCGGCGCCAGGACGTGTTCTGACCATCCATCTCGGTTGTGAAACCGATTCTATTGGAGCGATCTCATGTAGAGGGATTGCCAGCGCCGCGGAGTTCGGCGCGGGTGGCCGTGGCCCGGCGCACGTGTGGAATCGTGATCGACCCGCCGACAACCAGGGCGACGGAGAAGATCTCATCCAGTTCCGTGTCGGTCACCCCTTCCTCCACGCAGCGGATCATGTGGTAGGTGATGCAATCGTCGCAGCGCAGCACCAGCGAGGCGACCAGGCCGAGCATTTCCTTGGTCTTTGCGGGCAGGACACCGTCCTGATAGACGCCGTGATCGACATTGAAAAAGCGCTGGATGTACTTGTGTTGCGACTTCAGCAGGAGCTCATTGAGTGCGAGGCGTTCGGTCTGGAATTCGGTCAGGGATTTGCGGGGCATGGGTCCCGTCCTTTGTTTCGGTGTTGTGCAAGGGGCTGAAGCCCCTTGTCCTCATCAGAGAATATTCTGACAGGTTGTCGAATAACGCGAAAGATGAGGATCCCGCCCACCAATGTCATCCTGAGCGAAGCGAAGGATCTGCTGTTTCTTCCTATGACGGCAACAGCAGATTCCTCGCGGGCGTCCCGCCCGGTGGGCGGGACTGGCTCGGAATGACAAATCAACGTCCCGTGCCAAGCGGCTCCTCCGGACCCGTTAGAATCCGTACAACGCGCCGAACTTGGCGTTCATGTAGCTCATCAGCGCGGCGGACGACAAGGGCTTCCCGGTCACCCGTTGGACGAGATCGGCGGCGCGGAAGCGCCGTCCTTGGGAGTGAATCTTGCGGCCGAGCCACTCTTTGATTGGGGCGAACTCGCCGCGGGCAAACATGGCATCGAGGTCGCCGAGGTCACTCTGTGCCTGGGCAAAGAGCTGCGCGGCATACAGGTTCCCCAACGAATATGTCGGAAAGTAGCCGATATATCCGGCGCTCCAGTGGACATCTTGCAGGCAGCCCTCGCGGTCCGTCGGCGGCGTCAGACCGAAATAGGCGCGGAACTTCTCGTTCCAGACGGCGGGAATGTCGTCGACCGACAATTGCCCGGAGAAGAAGGCGCGTTCCAGCTCGAAGCGCAGGAGGATATGGAGGTTATAGGTGGCCTCGTCGGCCTCCACGCGGATGAACGACGGGCGGACGTCATTGACGACGAAGAAGAGGTCATCGAGGGTAACATCGGCGAGCGCCTCGGGAAACGCCTGCTGCGCCCGGGGGAAGAAGTGCACCCAGAATGACCGTGAGCGGCCGACCAGGTTCTCCCACAGCCGGGATTGCGATTCGTGGATTCCCAGGGAGATAAAATCACCGAGCGGCGTGCCGAAATGGCGCGGGTCGAGCCCCTGATCGTAGATGCCGTGGCCGGATTCATGCAGCGTACCGAAGAGGGCATGGGCGAAGTTCTGTTCGTTGTAGCGCGTGGTCAGACGCACATCGCCGGGGCCGATGCCGGTGCAGAAGGGGTGGGTGGTGACGTCGAGACGCCCTTTCTGGTAGTCAAAGCCGATCGCCTCGGAGCACAGGCGGCCGAACTCCTTCTGGCGCTCGATGGGATAGCGGCGATTGAGAATCTCCAGGCGGGGGCGGCGGGATGAACCGCGGATCTTCTCCAGCAGGCCGACCAGTTCGGTGCGCAACTGGGTCAGAATCGTTCCGGTGATCGCGACTGTTGCGCCGGGCTCGTAGTCGTCCAGCAGGGCATCGTACGGATCGACTTGGTAGCCGACCGCCTCCGCCTCCTGCTTTTTCAAGTCGATCATCTTCGCCAGCCAGGGCTTGAAGATGGCGTAGTCGGCCTTGGCGCGCGCCTCTTCCCAGGCCGTCTGCCCGAGCGAGGCGGTGCGGGTGATCTCCTCCACCAGGGACCGCGGCATCTTCACGGCGCGATCGTACGACCGGCCCACTTCGCGCACGATGACCGCCGGGTCACCGTCGGGGTCGGTGACAAGGTCCGAGTTTCTCAGGGTGCTCAGCAATTCACCGATGCGGGGGTCAACAAGCCGCTCATGAGTCATCCCGGCGAGCAACGCCAGTTGCTCGGCGCGATGCGGACCGCCTTGGGGCGGCATGTAGGTGCGTTCATCCCAGCCGAGCAGCGAGGCGCACGAGTTCAGCATGGCGATGGCGCGCGTCTTTGCATTGAGCTCATCGAGGGCGGCTTGTGGTGTGAGGGACATAGGGTGCTCCTTTGTCGTTTCGAGCGCAATGATCTTAGGAAATGGACCAGGGGAAATCAAGGTGTGTGGGAGGTGTGACATCTGCGGGGTCAACGGCGGGCTGAGCCCGCCCTACATCGGGTACGATACCGGTGGGGTCGATGTCGGCAGGGGCGAGGAGTCGTCTCGCCCTCGGGTGACCCAACGGGCCGCCCTACGTCGATACAATCGGGGGAGCAAGGCCAGGAATGCATGGATTCCGTCTTGTGTTTGCGCCGGTGGAGCCGATTTCATTGATAAGAAGGGCCGCGAACCGATCAGGGGATCGCCCCCCCATACGAGCGGCATGGAATGCACAAGCCATGGATGGTCGGCAGATACGACAACTGCAGCAACTGGCCCGGCTCTACGGTGTCCAGACGTCGTTTCACAACGTCAAACACGAGCGTCAATGGGCCACTCCGGACGGGTTGCTAGCGGCACTGCGCGCTCTGGGGGCGCAGGTTGCCGGTCTGGACGACTTGACCGAAGCGCGACGACAACACCGGCGGGATCGCTGGCAGCGGGTCTTGGAGCCAGTGACAGTCGTTTGGGGACAGAACCCGGTGACACTGTCGCTTCGCCTGCCCGAAGAGCACCTCGCGCATCGGATTGCCGGAACATGGGAACTTGAGAATGGGGAGCCCCGATCGGTCGCGGTCGACACTTCCGCACCGATGGTGACGGCTGCCGAGACGGTCGATGGGCGACGGTATGTCTTGTTGGCTTGGAAACCTCCAGGGCGACTCCCCTGGGGGTACCATCGATTGATCCTGGAGTGGGCGGGTCAGCGGGCGGAAGCACTGGTCGTCGCCGCACCAGAGGTCGTCTATTCCCCGCGCGGGAAGCGCTTTCGAAGCCAATGGGGCGTGTTTGCGCCCCTCTACGCGTTGCATTCGACGCGCAGTTGGGGGAGCGGTGACTTCACCGATGGTGAAGCGCTGGTGGAATGGACGGCGGCGCACGGCGGGGCACTGGTCGGCACGTTGCCGCTCCTGGCGACATTCCTCGATTTCCCCTGCGATCCGAGCCCGTACACACCGGCGTCCCGGATGTTCTGGAGCGAGTTCTTTATCGATGTGACGCGTCTGCCGGAGTTGGAGTCTTGCCCCGAGGCGCAGGCGATGATCGCGGAGGGCGAATTCCAGCGGGAACTGGCGGAATGGAACGCCGCGCCCACGGTCGACTATCGCCGCCAGATGGCGCGAAAGCGGCAAGTGCTGGCCTGTCTGTCGCGCTACCTCTTTTCGCGGGACAATGGACGACGGGAGGAGTTGCGGCGGCATTTGGAAACGCACCCCGAGCTCGACAGTTACGCCCGGTTTCGGGCCGCGATGCACCGGCGTCAGACGCGCTGGCCACAATGGCCATCGGCGGAGCGCGATGGCCAGCTTCCCGATCAGGGCGGTGATCGCGGGGAATGGCAATACCACGTGTATGCTCAGTTCGTCGCCGAAGAACAGGTGGCGGCATGGGCGCAGCGGGCCACAGAACGGAACGTCGGCCTGTATTTCGATCTTCCGCTCGGCGTGCATGCCGATGGGTACGACATCTGGCGCCATCAGGATCTGTTCGCCACCGATGTCTCGGTGGGCGCGCCGCCCGATGCCTTCTTTCCCAATGGGCAGGACTGGAGCTTCCCGCCGTGGCGACCGCAGGCGATGCGGCAGTCGGGATATGCCTATCTGATCGCCTGCCTGCGCCATCACCTGCGACACGCCCGTATGCTGCGATTGGACCACATCATGGGTCTGCATCGCTTCTTCTGGATTCCGCGCGGCGGCGACGGGAACGACGGGGTCTATGTGCGCTACCCGAGCGATGAGATCTATGCCGTTCTGAGCGTGGAATCGCATCGACACCAAGCGATCTTGATCGGCGAGAACCTCGGGACCGTCCCGGGATACGTGAACCGGGCCATGCATCGCCATGGGATGGCGGGGATCAGCGTCGTATTGCATGACATGGTCACAGACCCGGAGGGAACCAAGCGGCGGCTGGCACGCTCGCCGCGGACCGTCGTCTGCCTCGGGACGCACGACATGTACCCATTTGCGGCCTATTGGCGCGACATCGACTTGCAAGAGCGGGAGCGTCTGGGGATCATCACATCGGATGCGGCGAATTGGGCGCGCGGGGAGCGTCCCGGCCAACGGGAGCGCCTGGCGGCGTATCTGCGCGGCATGGGTCTTTTGGGGGAGGGCGCCGGTGAGCGGGAAATCCTCCGGGCGATTTTGTCTCTGTTGGCACGGAGCGCCGTGCAGACGGTGCTGGTCAACATCGAGGACCTCTGGCTGGAGACGGTGTCCCAGAATGTCCCCGGGACCACGGACGAGCACGCGAACTGGCAGTTAAAGACGCGCCTGTCGTTGGAGGAGTTCACGGCGCAACCGGAAATCATTGAGATGTTGACGACGATTGACGATCTTCGCCGCGAGGCCCGTTCCCGGGCACGGGCGGAACAGCGGTAACGGAGTCTATGCGCAGATGGTGAAGCCGAAGACGGGAGAACGCAAGCGGCCGGCGGTGATCGACGCGACGCTGCTGTCGGCCGATGACCTCCATCTCTTCAATGAGGGCACGCACTACCGCCTCTTCGAAAAGCTCGGCGCGCATCCCCTGACAGTCGACGGTGAGGCGGGGACGTATTTCGCGGTGTGGGCTCCGGACGCACGGCAGGTGTGTGTGATGGGGGAATTCAACGGCTGGAACAAGACCAGCCACGCCCTGCGTCCGCGCGAGCGGTCCGGAATCTGGGAGGGTTTCATTCCCGGTGTGACGCGCGGCGATCTCTACAAGTTCCATATCGTCTCGCGCTATCGGGGCTACACAGTCGACAAGATAGACCCGTTCGCCTTCTCCTGTGAGGAACCGCCGCGGACGGCGGCGCGGGTGTGGGAGTTCGGGTACACGTGGGGGGATGAGGCCTGGATGGCCGACCGGGCGCGGAATCACGCCTTGCACGCGCCGGTGTCGATCTATGAGGTCCACCTGGGATCATGGCGGCGCAAACCGGAGGCGGGACACGCACCCTTGTCGTACCGGGAACTGGCGCCGATGCTGGCGGAGCATGTCCGGTACCTGGGTTTCACGCACGTGGAGTTTCTGCCGGTGATGGAGCACCCATTCTACGGATCGTGGGGGTACCAGACGACCGCGTACTTCGCGCCGACGGCGCGATACGGGACGCCGGAAGACTTCATGTACCTGATCGACCATCTGCATCAGCAGGGAATCGGCGTCATTCTCGACTGGGTGCCGTCACACTTCCCGGCCGATGAATATGCACTGGGATTCTTCGACGGCACACATCTGTATGAGCATGCCTACCCGCAGAAGGGATTCCACCCCGATTGGAAGAGCTTCATCTTCAACTATGGCCGTCATGAAGTTGTGTCGTTCCTGATCTCCAGCGCTCTGTTCTGGCTGGAGAAGTACCACGTGGACGGGCTGCGCGTCGACGCCGTGGCCTCGATGCTGTACCTCGACTACTCGCGCGCCGAGGGGGAATGGATGCCGAACATCCACGGCGGACGGGAAAACCTGGAGGCGATCGATTTCCTGCGACGGTTCAACGAGCAGGTGTATCGCGCGCATCCGGACGTGCACACGGTCGCGGAGGAGTCGACGGCGTGGGCGATGGTGTCGCGGCCGACGTACGTGGGCGGGTTGGGATTCGGCTACAAGTGGGATATGGGGTGGATGCATGACACGCTGGTGTACATGACCAAGGACCCGGTGCACCGGCGCTTTCACCACCATGACTTGACGTTCCGCATGGTCTACGCGTTCATGGAGAACTTCATCCTGCCGTTGTCGCACGATGAGGTCACGCACGGCAAGGGGTCATTGCTCGGCAAGATGCCGGGCGCGGACAACTGGCAGAAGCTGGCGAATCTGCGTCTGCTGTTGGGATACATGTATTCCCAACCCGGAAAGAAGCTCTTGTTCATGGGCGCGGAATTCGCCCAGTGGCGCGAGTGGCATCACGAGGAGAGTCTGGACTGGCATCTGTTGCAGTATGCCCCGCACCAGGGTGTGATGCAATGGGTGAAGGATCTCAACGCGCTCTACCGGAATGAACCGGCGTTGCATGAGGGGGACTGCGAGTCGTGGGGATTCGAGTGGATCGATTGTGATGACGCGGCGGCCAGTGCATTGATGTTCCTGCGCAAGGGGCGCGACGGTCGGGCGCCGATCCTCGTGGTGTGCAACTTCACACCGGTGCCGCGCGTGGCGCACACCGTCGGGGTGCCGCATCCCGGCGTGTGGCGGGAGATTCTCAACAGTGATGCCGGCGTCTACGGCGGCAGTGGAATGGGGAATCTCGGCGGCGTTGTCGCGGTGGAGCAGCCGTCGCACGGGCGGCCGTACTCGTTGTCGCTCACGTTGCCGCCTCTGAGCGTGGTGTTCCTGAAGCCGGCGGAGGTGTGACGGCGTATTTCGAGGACGTGGCGGGACGACTGTTGAAAGCCCCCGAATGGGCGATCACAAGGATCGCCCCTACGATGGAATCGCAACCGGTTCGTAGGGGCGAAGCTCGTCTTCGCCCGATTGATTGTTGACTGCGGTTCCGATCCGGCCATGGCGAGATTCATCTGCATCCACGGGCACTTCTACCAGCCGCCGCGGGAGAATCCCTGGCTGGAGGCGGTGGAGACGCAGGACGGCGCCTACCCGTATCACGATTGGAACGAGCGTGTCACGGCGGAATGCTATGCGCCGAATGCGCGTTCGCGCATTCTCGACGATCAGCAACGCATCGTCAAGATCGTCAACAACTATTCCCGCATCAGCTTCAACTTCGGCCCGACGCTTCTGACCTGGCTGGAACGGCAGGCGCCGACGCTGTACGCGGCGATTCTCGACGCCGACCGGCAGAGCCGACGCGCGTACTCGGGCCATGGCTCGGCGCTGGCCCAGGTCTACAATCACATGATCATGCCGTTGGCGACGCCGCGTGATCGCTACACGCAGGCCTTGTGGGGGATTCGCGATTTTCTGCACCGGTTCAATCGCTGGCCGGAAGGTGTCTGGTTGCCGGAGACGGCGGTCGATCTGGCGACTCTCGATGTGCTGGCGGAGTTGGGTATTCGGTTCACGATTCTGGCGGCCCATCAGGCGCGCCGCGTGAAACGAATCGGGGAGCAGAAATGGCGGGACGTGGACAGCGGGTCGGTCGACCCGACGATGCCCTATCTGGTACGGCTGCCGTCCAAACGCACGATCGCCGTGTTCATCTACGACGGTCCGACTTCGCGGGCCGTGGCGTTCGAGCGCCTGCTGACCAAGGGCGAGAACTTCGTGGCGCGGTTGATGGCAGGGTTTGACCCGTCAGCGCAGCGGGATCAACTGGTGAACATCGCGACCGACGGCGAGACATACGGCCACCATCACCGCTTCGGCGACATGGCGCTGGCGTTCGCGCTGGAAGACATCACGCGGCGTGGTCTGGCCCGACTGACGAATTACGGAGAGTACCTGGCCACACATCCACCCAGCCATGAGCTTGAGATCATCGAGAACACGGCGTGGTCGTGCGCGCATGGCGTGGAGCGCTGGCGCTCGGATTGCGGCTGCAACTCCGGCAGCCATCCGGGATGGCAGCAGGCCTGGCGTGAACCGTTGCGCGCGGCGTTCGACTGGCTGCGGGATGAGCTGGCGACGCGCTATGAGACAGAGGCCGGCGAGCTGTTGAATGATCCCTGGGTCGCGCGCAACGAGTATGTGAGCGTCGTCATCGACCGCAGTCCGGAGACATGGGACAAGTTCCTGGCTGGTCAGGCGGCCCGACCGCTGTCGGGGAGTGAGCAGGTCCGGGTGCGCAAGCTTCTGGAGATGCAGCGGCATCTCATGCTGATGTATCACAGTTGCGGGTGGTTCTTCGATGACCCTTCGGGGATCGAGACTGTCGGCGTGATGCAGTGCGCCGCCCGGGCGATCCAGTTGGCCGCGGACCTGTTTGCGACCTCACCCGAGAATGGACTGCTCCGTCGGTTGGAAGATGCTGCCAGCAACGTCCGCGAGTTGGGAAACGCGGCGGAAATCTATCGGCGCATGGTGACGCCGGCGGTGGTCGACTTGAAGGCGGTGTGCGCACACGCGGCGATCCGCTCGCTGTTCACCAACGCGGGACAGACGACGACGCTGTATTGCTATCAAGTGCGTCGCGAGGAACGGTTGCGATTGGACGTGGGTCGTGGGCGGCTGGCTTTGGGACGCGCCGCGGTGGCGTCATCGATCACCGGTGAAGAGACGACGCTGACATATGGCGTATTGCACCTCGGAGGGCTGAATCTCTCCGGTGGCGTCTCCGACGACTTGACCGAGGCGGAATACGAGACGCTGTGCGGGTCGATCGAGCGGGCGGCAGCAGACGGTGATCTTCTGGAAGTCATCCGGCTCTGCGATCATCACTTCCGCCGGCTTCCCTATTCGCTCACGTCCCTGTTTCGCGACGAGCAGCGGCGCATTCTGAATGAGATTCTCCAGCCGACGCTGGCGGAGGCGGAGGCGGTGTATCGGGATTTCTACGAGCGCTCGGTCGAGATCCTGCGCTTTCTGAAGGACAATCGGATTCCGCCCCCGGAGGGATTCCACGAGGCGTCGCGATTTGCCTTCAAGGCGGCATTGAAACGGGAACTGGGCGCCGCGCAACCCGATTGGGAACGGGTCGGAGCGCTGGTGACGGAGGCGCTGGCCACGGGGATCGTGCTCGACGAACCGGGATTGGCCCTGTTGTTCAAGCACGCCACGGAGCGGGCGATGCGTCAGTTCGGCGCGGCCTTCGATCAAAACGCCCAGTTGACACGGCTCATCGGCGTCGTCGAGCAGATCCAGGCGCTCCCATTCCGCGTCGACTTGTGGGAGGTACAGAACATGTTTTACGATCTCTGCCAGGCGGTCCATGCCGGTTTCCACGCCCGGGCCGAGCGGGGGGATCGCGACGCGCAACGCTGGGTGGAGCAATTCGCCGCGCTGGGGGAGCAATTGTCCGTCAGAGTTGATTCCGCGGCCCCGTGATCCTGTCGATCCGCAACGACGCAGGTCCGGCTTGAGACCGTGACCCGCCTTCTTCCCGACGGCGCGACATCAGTATTTCCCATTGTGACAAATTCACTGAAGAGTTCTATGGGGTCTGGTGCGAAGACCCAGCGTGGCGAGCGGGACGCGACCGGATCACACAAGAGCTGCGTCTTCGCGGCGCTTGACATGGCGGGCCCGTGACGTCAGATTGGGGCGATTCTGTCGGCGCGGGCCCCGCGGACGAGAGTTGGAGGGAGTCCGCGCGTGTCAAGGGCGCGGCATACATGATCGACGGGCCGCGACATATCGCGGACGAAAACCGACAAGGAGGAATTGAAGATGAGAACACGGACATGGCAGTGCATCGCGATCGCCCTGGTCGTGCCACTGGCGGGTGCAACGGTGATGGCGCAGGAATCCGGCAAGTCCGGCGCGCCGGGTGACAGCGCCGCGATGGCGGCGATGATGGAGGCGATGCTCAAGTACAGCACACCCGGCCCGGAGCACAAGTTTCTCGAGAAACTGACCGGCCATTGGACCGGCGATTTGAAGATGTGGATGGATCCCGCCGCGCCGCCGACCGAGACGAAGGGAACGTCGCATCGGGAGATGCTCCTCGGTGGTCGCTGGCTCAAAGAGGACGTGCACAGCGACTTCATGGGGCAGCCGTTCACCGGGATGTGGCTTGTCGGCTACGACAACTTCCGTCAGCGGTTCGTCTCCCTGTGGATGGACGACATGAGCACCGGCACGATGCTGTCGTACGGCACGCTGGACACGACCGGGACGGTGCTCACATGCAGCGGCACGATGGATGATCCGGCGACCGGGGAGAAAGACAAGAAGTTCCGCTCGGTCCTGCGGGTGACGGGGCCCGACGCGCACGTGGAGGAGATGTACAGCACCATTCCCGGCCAGGGTGAAGTCAAAGTGATGGAGATCCACTACACCCGCGCCAAGTAGCGGGCGGCGTCGGAGAAGTCGCATGCTGTTCGGACGATCGCGGGACGACGAGATCCAGGAACGGTTTGAGCGCCACATCGGCAACACCGTGGAATCGGCGGAGTTGCTGCGGGAGTTGTTGACGAACCTCGACCGCGGGAGCGAGTATGTCACGGGCGTGGTCCAGAAGCTCGTGGAGATGGAGCATGTCGGGGACCGGTACAAGGCAGAAATCCACTCGACCGTCGACAGGTCGTTCATCACGCGTCTTCACAAGGGCGATATCGACAAGCTGATCCACGAGATGGATCGTGTCGTCGACCACATCAAGAAGGTCGCGTTGTATGTCCGGGCCTATCGGCTGACCGGCAGCCGGGCCGAAG includes the following:
- a CDS encoding DUF1579 domain-containing protein, whose amino-acid sequence is MRTRTWQCIAIALVVPLAGATVMAQESGKSGAPGDSAAMAAMMEAMLKYSTPGPEHKFLEKLTGHWTGDLKMWMDPAAPPTETKGTSHREMLLGGRWLKEDVHSDFMGQPFTGMWLVGYDNFRQRFVSLWMDDMSTGTMLSYGTLDTTGTVLTCSGTMDDPATGEKDKKFRSVLRVTGPDAHVEEMYSTIPGQGEVKVMEIHYTRAK
- the malQ gene encoding 4-alpha-glucanotransferase, with translation MDGRQIRQLQQLARLYGVQTSFHNVKHERQWATPDGLLAALRALGAQVAGLDDLTEARRQHRRDRWQRVLEPVTVVWGQNPVTLSLRLPEEHLAHRIAGTWELENGEPRSVAVDTSAPMVTAAETVDGRRYVLLAWKPPGRLPWGYHRLILEWAGQRAEALVVAAPEVVYSPRGKRFRSQWGVFAPLYALHSTRSWGSGDFTDGEALVEWTAAHGGALVGTLPLLATFLDFPCDPSPYTPASRMFWSEFFIDVTRLPELESCPEAQAMIAEGEFQRELAEWNAAPTVDYRRQMARKRQVLACLSRYLFSRDNGRREELRRHLETHPELDSYARFRAAMHRRQTRWPQWPSAERDGQLPDQGGDRGEWQYHVYAQFVAEEQVAAWAQRATERNVGLYFDLPLGVHADGYDIWRHQDLFATDVSVGAPPDAFFPNGQDWSFPPWRPQAMRQSGYAYLIACLRHHLRHARMLRLDHIMGLHRFFWIPRGGDGNDGVYVRYPSDEIYAVLSVESHRHQAILIGENLGTVPGYVNRAMHRHGMAGISVVLHDMVTDPEGTKRRLARSPRTVVCLGTHDMYPFAAYWRDIDLQERERLGIITSDAANWARGERPGQRERLAAYLRGMGLLGEGAGEREILRAILSLLARSAVQTVLVNIEDLWLETVSQNVPGTTDEHANWQLKTRLSLEEFTAQPEIIEMLTTIDDLRREARSRARAEQR
- the glgB gene encoding 1,4-alpha-glucan branching protein GlgB; this encodes MVKPKTGERKRPAVIDATLLSADDLHLFNEGTHYRLFEKLGAHPLTVDGEAGTYFAVWAPDARQVCVMGEFNGWNKTSHALRPRERSGIWEGFIPGVTRGDLYKFHIVSRYRGYTVDKIDPFAFSCEEPPRTAARVWEFGYTWGDEAWMADRARNHALHAPVSIYEVHLGSWRRKPEAGHAPLSYRELAPMLAEHVRYLGFTHVEFLPVMEHPFYGSWGYQTTAYFAPTARYGTPEDFMYLIDHLHQQGIGVILDWVPSHFPADEYALGFFDGTHLYEHAYPQKGFHPDWKSFIFNYGRHEVVSFLISSALFWLEKYHVDGLRVDAVASMLYLDYSRAEGEWMPNIHGGRENLEAIDFLRRFNEQVYRAHPDVHTVAEESTAWAMVSRPTYVGGLGFGYKWDMGWMHDTLVYMTKDPVHRRFHHHDLTFRMVYAFMENFILPLSHDEVTHGKGSLLGKMPGADNWQKLANLRLLLGYMYSQPGKKLLFMGAEFAQWREWHHEESLDWHLLQYAPHQGVMQWVKDLNALYRNEPALHEGDCESWGFEWIDCDDAAASALMFLRKGRDGRAPILVVCNFTPVPRVAHTVGVPHPGVWREILNSDAGVYGGSGMGNLGGVVAVEQPSHGRPYSLSLTLPPLSVVFLKPAEV
- a CDS encoding DUF47 family protein; protein product: MLFGRSRDDEIQERFERHIGNTVESAELLRELLTNLDRGSEYVTGVVQKLVEMEHVGDRYKAEIHSTVDRSFITRLHKGDIDKLIHEMDRVVDHIKKVALYVRAYRLTGSRAEAVEFCGIVVEMTKLLVGVIAGLAKPQVAAIRETVARIDRLEEEADLLLYSSLATLFESEPDAKAVIQWQGLLEMLEEVTDSCHHVTSVAVSIVRKES
- a CDS encoding DUF3536 domain-containing protein; the protein is MARFICIHGHFYQPPRENPWLEAVETQDGAYPYHDWNERVTAECYAPNARSRILDDQQRIVKIVNNYSRISFNFGPTLLTWLERQAPTLYAAILDADRQSRRAYSGHGSALAQVYNHMIMPLATPRDRYTQALWGIRDFLHRFNRWPEGVWLPETAVDLATLDVLAELGIRFTILAAHQARRVKRIGEQKWRDVDSGSVDPTMPYLVRLPSKRTIAVFIYDGPTSRAVAFERLLTKGENFVARLMAGFDPSAQRDQLVNIATDGETYGHHHRFGDMALAFALEDITRRGLARLTNYGEYLATHPPSHELEIIENTAWSCAHGVERWRSDCGCNSGSHPGWQQAWREPLRAAFDWLRDELATRYETEAGELLNDPWVARNEYVSVVIDRSPETWDKFLAGQAARPLSGSEQVRVRKLLEMQRHLMLMYHSCGWFFDDPSGIETVGVMQCAARAIQLAADLFATSPENGLLRRLEDAASNVRELGNAAEIYRRMVTPAVVDLKAVCAHAAIRSLFTNAGQTTTLYCYQVRREERLRLDVGRGRLALGRAAVASSITGEETTLTYGVLHLGGLNLSGGVSDDLTEAEYETLCGSIERAAADGDLLEVIRLCDHHFRRLPYSLTSLFRDEQRRILNEILQPTLAEAEAVYRDFYERSVEILRFLKDNRIPPPEGFHEASRFAFKAALKRELGAAQPDWERVGALVTEALATGIVLDEPGLALLFKHATERAMRQFGAAFDQNAQLTRLIGVVEQIQALPFRVDLWEVQNMFYDLCQAVHAGFHARAERGDRDAQRWVEQFAALGEQLSVRVDSAAP
- a CDS encoding carboxymuconolactone decarboxylase family protein, coding for MPRKSLTEFQTERLALNELLLKSQHKYIQRFFNVDHGVYQDGVLPAKTKEMLGLVASLVLRCDDCITYHMIRCVEEGVTDTELDEIFSVALVVGGSITIPHVRRATATRAELRGAGNPST
- a CDS encoding carboxypeptidase M32; amino-acid sequence: MSLTPQAALDELNAKTRAIAMLNSCASLLGWDERTYMPPQGGPHRAEQLALLAGMTHERLVDPRIGELLSTLRNSDLVTDPDGDPAVIVREVGRSYDRAVKMPRSLVEEITRTASLGQTAWEEARAKADYAIFKPWLAKMIDLKKQEAEAVGYQVDPYDALLDDYEPGATVAITGTILTQLRTELVGLLEKIRGSSRRPRLEILNRRYPIERQKEFGRLCSEAIGFDYQKGRLDVTTHPFCTGIGPGDVRLTTRYNEQNFAHALFGTLHESGHGIYDQGLDPRHFGTPLGDFISLGIHESQSRLWENLVGRSRSFWVHFFPRAQQAFPEALADVTLDDLFFVVNDVRPSFIRVEADEATYNLHILLRFELERAFFSGQLSVDDIPAVWNEKFRAYFGLTPPTDREGCLQDVHWSAGYIGYFPTYSLGNLYAAQLFAQAQSDLGDLDAMFARGEFAPIKEWLGRKIHSQGRRFRAADLVQRVTGKPLSSAALMSYMNAKFGALYGF